From the genome of Nocardia sp. NBC_01503, one region includes:
- a CDS encoding NAD(P)H-dependent amine dehydrogenase family protein has product MISTLVWGTGNVGRAAIRAVSAHPALKLTGVLVHKPDKVGRDAGELAGLDTELGVAATNDLAAALAAGPQAVVYAASGDIRPDDALADILQAIRAGAVVVTPALYALYDQRNAPAEMREAVLKAIAEGGGSLFVSGIDPGWGNDVLPLLMSGLGHTVDVVRCQEIFDYTTYDQPDSVRYLVGMGQPMEYDPPMLMASVPTMVWGGQIRLIARGLGVEVEEIREVVHRRELENTVSTDRMGDFEAGTQGAVRFEVQGIIDGRPRIVIEHVTRIHASCATDWPMPPSGAGAHRVIIEGRPTIEVTIQATDEDGNHSAGGNATAVGRLVGAIDWLTTAEPGLYDALDIPLRPGTLGRNQP; this is encoded by the coding sequence ATGATTTCCACCCTGGTCTGGGGCACCGGCAATGTCGGCCGGGCCGCGATTCGCGCCGTCTCCGCGCATCCCGCGCTGAAACTGACCGGGGTGCTCGTGCACAAGCCGGACAAGGTCGGGCGCGACGCGGGCGAACTGGCCGGACTCGACACCGAACTCGGCGTGGCCGCGACGAATGATCTCGCCGCCGCACTGGCCGCCGGACCGCAGGCCGTCGTATACGCCGCTTCCGGTGACATCCGCCCCGATGACGCGCTCGCCGATATCCTCCAGGCCATTCGCGCCGGAGCCGTCGTGGTCACGCCCGCGCTGTACGCGCTCTACGACCAGCGGAACGCACCCGCCGAAATGCGCGAAGCCGTGCTGAAAGCCATTGCGGAGGGCGGTGGTTCGCTCTTCGTCTCCGGTATCGACCCGGGCTGGGGTAATGATGTGCTGCCGCTGCTCATGAGCGGGCTCGGGCACACCGTCGATGTGGTGCGCTGCCAGGAGATCTTCGACTACACCACCTACGACCAGCCCGACTCCGTGCGCTACCTGGTCGGGATGGGCCAGCCCATGGAGTACGACCCGCCGATGCTCATGGCGTCGGTGCCGACCATGGTGTGGGGCGGGCAGATTCGGCTCATCGCACGCGGGCTCGGCGTCGAGGTCGAGGAGATTCGCGAGGTGGTGCACCGGCGCGAACTGGAGAACACCGTCAGCACCGACCGCATGGGTGACTTCGAGGCGGGTACACAGGGCGCGGTGCGCTTCGAGGTGCAGGGCATCATCGACGGCCGCCCGCGCATCGTCATCGAACACGTCACCCGCATCCACGCCTCCTGCGCCACCGACTGGCCCATGCCGCCCAGTGGCGCGGGCGCACACCGCGTGATCATCGAAGGCCGCCCCACCATCGAGGTCACCATTCAGGCCACCGATGAGGACGGCAATCACTCCGCGGGCGGAAACGCCACCGCCGTAGGCAGATTGGTGGGCGCGATCGACTGGCTCACCACCGCCGAACCCGGACTCTACGACGCCCTCGACATCCCCCTGCGCCCCGGCACTCTCGGAAGGAACCAGCCGTGA
- a CDS encoding carboxymuconolactone decarboxylase family protein, which produces MIIDIPEGKDPIGYVWGEMVPGIGTAAAAFSLAVYSHTTLGLREFEAARLRIAQINGCLFCLDWRTDRNGEKVEESFEQDVTNWRTTENFDDRTRLAAEYAERYAEDHHNLDDEFWARMFAHYSQAEVVELSMCLGSWLAFGRLNHVLGLDAVCVLPGHAAGQ; this is translated from the coding sequence GTGATCATCGACATTCCCGAAGGTAAAGACCCCATCGGCTACGTATGGGGCGAAATGGTCCCGGGTATCGGCACCGCCGCCGCCGCGTTCTCCCTCGCGGTCTACTCGCACACCACCCTGGGCCTGCGCGAATTCGAGGCCGCCCGGCTGCGCATCGCGCAGATCAACGGCTGCCTCTTCTGTCTGGACTGGCGCACCGACCGCAATGGCGAAAAGGTCGAGGAGTCCTTCGAGCAGGACGTAACCAACTGGCGCACAACCGAGAACTTCGACGACCGCACCCGCCTGGCCGCCGAATACGCCGAACGCTACGCCGAGGATCACCACAATCTCGACGACGAGTTCTGGGCGCGGATGTTCGCCCACTACTCGCAGGCCGAGGTGGTGGAGCTCTCCATGTGCCTGGGCTCCTGGCTCGCCTTCGGTCGCCTGAACCACGTCCTGGGCCTGGACGCGGTCTGCGTCCTCCCGGGTCACGCAGCCGGACAATAG
- a CDS encoding alpha/beta fold hydrolase: protein MPFVSSAGAKVHFTDSGGDGPAVVFSHGFFLDQEMFAGQVAGLGAEYRVISVDARGHGLTEDSGGAFTYWDLARDVWAVLDSLGIDEVVAGGMSQGGYTAMRMALQQPERVRGLILIATSAEPYSAQEQARYRGIMKAWMGMTPFEPMAEITAKTMIGGTEADQRAWITKWCNDDRTRVRLAADCLIGRESVAEAIGELECPAILIRGEHDQAESHDDMSSLARQFRSATEFYTVANATHAVNITHADEVNAHLRQFLVGLG, encoded by the coding sequence GTGCCATTCGTGAGCTCTGCCGGGGCGAAGGTGCATTTCACCGATAGCGGGGGCGACGGGCCCGCCGTCGTATTCAGTCACGGGTTCTTCCTGGATCAGGAGATGTTCGCGGGTCAGGTGGCGGGGCTCGGTGCGGAGTACCGGGTGATTTCGGTGGATGCGCGAGGGCATGGGCTGACCGAGGATTCCGGCGGGGCGTTCACGTATTGGGATCTGGCACGCGATGTTTGGGCGGTGCTGGATTCGCTGGGTATCGACGAAGTGGTGGCGGGCGGGATGTCGCAGGGTGGGTACACCGCTATGCGGATGGCCTTACAGCAGCCGGAGCGGGTGCGCGGGTTGATTCTCATCGCCACATCGGCCGAGCCGTATTCGGCGCAGGAGCAGGCGCGGTATCGGGGAATCATGAAGGCGTGGATGGGGATGACGCCGTTCGAGCCGATGGCAGAGATCACCGCCAAGACCATGATCGGAGGCACCGAGGCCGATCAGCGGGCATGGATCACCAAGTGGTGCAATGACGATCGCACCCGGGTCCGGCTTGCGGCCGATTGCCTGATCGGGCGGGAGTCCGTGGCCGAGGCCATCGGAGAGCTCGAGTGCCCGGCGATTCTCATTCGCGGCGAGCATGATCAGGCCGAGAGTCACGACGATATGTCAAGCCTGGCAAGGCAATTCAGAAGTGCGACGGAGTTCTATACCGTCGCGAACGCCACGCACGCGGTGAACATCACCCATGCGGATGAGGTGAACGCGCACCTGCGGCAATTCCTGGTGGGGCTCGGCTGA
- the yaaA gene encoding peroxide stress protein YaaA translates to MLVLLPPSETKSDGGSGRPLNLDALAMPQLTAVRDKLVTELIELSGNPDASRTALGLGKGADAEIARNAALRTSPTRPALDRYTGVLYDALDAPGFTKAQRAKADARLAIGSALFGVVRAGDPIPAYRLSGGSKLPGLPTLQALWKQALPEALREETDGHLTVDLRSGTYQNLGRIPGAITAAVLTERPDGSRTVVSHFNKHHKGLLARALVLSRTEPTDINGLARVAEKFGLRCEIASPTELLVLT, encoded by the coding sequence GTGCTGGTGCTGCTGCCTCCCTCCGAAACCAAGTCCGACGGCGGTTCGGGCCGTCCGCTGAACCTGGATGCCCTTGCGATGCCGCAGCTCACGGCGGTGCGGGACAAGTTGGTCACCGAATTGATCGAACTGTCCGGTAATCCGGACGCCTCGCGCACCGCGCTGGGATTGGGCAAGGGGGCTGACGCGGAGATCGCGCGCAATGCCGCGCTGCGCACCTCACCGACCCGCCCGGCGCTGGACCGCTACACCGGGGTGCTCTACGACGCGCTGGACGCACCCGGTTTCACCAAGGCGCAGCGGGCCAAGGCCGATGCCCGCCTCGCGATCGGTTCGGCGCTGTTCGGCGTCGTCCGCGCGGGCGACCCGATCCCGGCCTATCGACTCTCCGGCGGCTCGAAGCTGCCGGGACTGCCTACGCTGCAAGCACTCTGGAAGCAGGCCCTGCCCGAAGCGCTCCGCGAGGAGACCGACGGACACCTCACCGTCGACCTGCGCTCCGGCACCTACCAGAACCTGGGCCGCATCCCCGGCGCGATCACGGCGGCGGTGCTCACCGAACGCCCCGACGGCAGCCGGACCGTGGTGAGCCACTTCAACAAACACCACAAGGGCCTGTTGGCCCGGGCGCTGGTGCTGTCCCGCACCGAGCCGACCGATATCAACGGTCTGGCCCGGGTCGCCGAGAAGTTCGGCCTCCGCTGCGAAATCGCCTCCCCCACCGAACTTCTGGTGCTCACCTAA
- a CDS encoding proline--tRNA ligase, whose product MITRLSHLFLRTLRDDPADAEVPSHKLLVRAGYVRRIAPGVYSWLPLGLRTLRKIENVVREEMDAIGAQEISLPALLPREPYEATNRWTEYGDALFRLKDRKGQDYLLGPTHEELFALTVKGEYNSYKDLPVTLYQIQNKYRDEGRPRAGILRGREFIMKDSYSFDLDEDGLKKSYNAHREAYQKIFERLGVSYVIVAATSGAMGGSASEEFLADSPVGEDTYVICRESGYAANVEAVITAAPPEIPLAGLAEAVVHDTPGTPTIASLVDWANGAGIAEQFGRPVTAADTLKNVLVKLRYPDGKTEILGVGVPGDREVDEKRLGASVEPAEVELLDDADFKANPFLVKGYIGPKALLANGVRYLVDPRVVSGSAWITGADEPGKHYVGLVAGRDFTADGTIEAAEVRDGDPSPDGRGVLEAARGIEIGHIFQLGQKYTDSFEVDVLGENGKPVRLTMGSYGVGVSRMVAVIAEQMHDDKGLRWPRSVAPYDVHVVIANKDEGAREGAEQVVAELNSAGLDVLFDDRKASPGVKFKDAELLGMPLVVVIGRGWAEGKLELRDRFTGESEELPAETAVASIIARVRG is encoded by the coding sequence GTGATCACCCGCCTCTCCCACCTCTTCCTGCGCACCCTGCGCGACGATCCCGCCGACGCCGAGGTGCCCAGCCACAAGCTGCTGGTCCGCGCCGGATACGTGCGTCGCATCGCCCCGGGTGTGTACTCGTGGCTGCCGCTGGGCCTGCGCACGCTGCGCAAGATCGAGAATGTCGTCCGCGAGGAGATGGACGCCATCGGCGCCCAGGAGATCTCACTGCCGGCGCTGCTGCCGCGCGAACCGTACGAGGCCACCAACCGGTGGACCGAATACGGCGACGCGCTGTTCCGGCTCAAGGACCGCAAGGGACAGGACTACCTGCTCGGCCCCACCCACGAGGAGCTCTTCGCGCTCACCGTGAAGGGTGAATACAACTCGTACAAGGATCTGCCGGTCACGCTGTACCAGATCCAGAACAAGTACCGCGATGAAGGCCGTCCGCGCGCGGGCATCCTGCGCGGGCGCGAATTCATCATGAAGGATTCGTACTCCTTCGACCTCGACGAGGACGGGCTCAAGAAGAGCTACAACGCGCACCGCGAGGCGTACCAGAAGATCTTCGAGCGCTTGGGCGTGTCGTACGTGATCGTGGCCGCCACCTCCGGCGCGATGGGCGGTTCGGCCTCCGAGGAGTTCCTGGCCGACAGCCCCGTCGGCGAGGACACTTACGTCATCTGCCGCGAATCCGGCTATGCCGCAAACGTGGAGGCCGTGATCACCGCCGCACCGCCGGAGATCCCTCTCGCGGGTCTGGCCGAGGCCGTCGTGCACGACACCCCCGGAACCCCCACCATCGCCTCGCTGGTCGACTGGGCCAATGGCGCCGGTATCGCCGAACAGTTCGGCCGCCCCGTCACCGCCGCCGACACATTGAAGAACGTGCTCGTGAAGCTGCGCTACCCGGACGGCAAGACCGAGATCCTCGGCGTCGGCGTCCCCGGCGACCGCGAGGTCGACGAGAAGCGCCTGGGCGCCTCGGTCGAACCCGCCGAGGTCGAACTGCTCGACGACGCCGACTTCAAGGCGAACCCGTTCCTGGTGAAGGGCTACATCGGCCCGAAGGCACTGCTGGCCAACGGCGTTCGCTACCTGGTCGATCCCCGCGTGGTCTCCGGCTCCGCCTGGATCACCGGCGCGGACGAGCCCGGTAAGCATTACGTCGGCCTGGTCGCGGGCCGCGACTTCACCGCCGACGGCACCATCGAGGCCGCCGAAGTCCGCGACGGCGACCCCTCACCCGACGGCCGCGGCGTCCTGGAAGCCGCGCGCGGCATCGAGATCGGCCATATCTTCCAGCTCGGCCAGAAGTACACCGACTCCTTCGAGGTCGACGTCCTCGGCGAGAACGGTAAGCCGGTCCGCCTCACCATGGGCTCCTATGGCGTCGGCGTCTCCCGTATGGTCGCCGTCATCGCCGAGCAGATGCACGACGACAAGGGTCTGCGCTGGCCCCGGAGCGTCGCCCCGTACGACGTGCACGTCGTCATCGCGAACAAGGACGAGGGCGCCCGCGAGGGTGCGGAACAGGTTGTCGCCGAACTGAACTCGGCCGGCCTCGACGTCCTCTTCGACGACCGCAAGGCGTCCCCGGGCGTCAAGTTCAAGGATGCCGAACTCCTCGGCATGCCCCTGGTCGTCGTCATCGGCCGCGGCTGGGCCGAGGGCAAGCTCGAACTCCGCGACCGCTTCACCGGCGAAAGCGAAGAGCTCCCCGCCGAGACCGCCGTGGCCAGCATTATCGCCCGGGTGCGCGGCTGA
- a CDS encoding three-helix bundle dimerization domain-containing protein produces MAVDAAREEKALRELTNRLVDRYGEEHSVERVEAVVGAVRQRFDGHKVRDFIPILIERIVRRELTPVEVENIAEQANTVNSQAIPSGDNSNSASSHLFDTLDRLGVSRRTALIGAAAVAVVGVVAVIAVQQPDSDPVAAAPAGLTTLRGVVGSEKMAFFEDARVADVLAEHGIEVEADPAGSRQIADSVDLGKYDFAFPSSSAAAERIQRKVGVSGKYTPFSSPMAIATFKPILDLLTAAGVVKPGPTPTFDVEKYLALAEKGVQWDQLEGNTTYPVRKNVLVGTTDPRTSNSAAMYLAVTAYVANDNTIVRGGKAEDYAVSRISRLFTRQGFTESSSDGPFKEYLAGGMGQTPMVWIYEAQYVDAAVHNQLKPDMVLMYPSPTVVSQHTVVPLNDKGDQLGKLLSSDPDLQRLAAEHGFRPSDASLFTKVVTEHQVPVVPNLIDVVDPPNYDTLEHLLDGVAKAFN; encoded by the coding sequence GTGGCGGTTGATGCTGCCCGGGAAGAAAAAGCACTGCGCGAGTTGACGAATCGCCTGGTAGATCGGTATGGCGAGGAGCATTCGGTGGAGCGGGTCGAGGCTGTGGTGGGGGCAGTCCGGCAGCGGTTCGACGGGCATAAGGTGCGTGATTTCATTCCCATTCTGATCGAGCGGATTGTGCGGCGCGAGCTGACTCCGGTCGAGGTGGAAAATATTGCCGAACAAGCGAATACGGTTAATTCGCAAGCAATTCCTTCGGGGGACAATTCGAATTCGGCCAGTAGTCACCTTTTCGACACCTTGGACCGGCTCGGGGTCAGTCGGCGGACCGCGCTGATCGGTGCGGCGGCGGTCGCGGTGGTCGGGGTGGTGGCCGTAATCGCTGTGCAGCAACCCGATTCGGATCCCGTTGCCGCGGCTCCGGCGGGGCTGACGACACTGCGCGGGGTGGTGGGGTCGGAGAAGATGGCGTTCTTCGAGGACGCGCGAGTGGCGGATGTGCTGGCCGAGCACGGGATCGAGGTGGAGGCGGATCCGGCCGGGTCGCGTCAGATCGCCGACTCGGTGGACCTGGGGAAGTACGACTTCGCCTTCCCGTCCAGTTCCGCCGCGGCGGAACGAATTCAGCGGAAGGTGGGGGTGAGCGGCAAATACACGCCCTTCTCGTCTCCCATGGCGATCGCCACCTTCAAGCCGATCCTCGACCTGCTCACCGCGGCGGGTGTCGTAAAGCCCGGTCCGACACCGACCTTCGATGTCGAGAAGTACCTCGCACTCGCCGAGAAGGGTGTGCAGTGGGATCAACTGGAGGGCAACACCACCTACCCGGTGCGCAAGAACGTGCTGGTCGGCACCACCGACCCGCGCACCTCCAACTCCGCCGCCATGTACCTGGCGGTGACCGCGTACGTCGCCAATGACAACACCATCGTGCGCGGCGGCAAGGCGGAAGACTATGCGGTGTCCCGCATTTCACGCCTGTTCACCCGCCAGGGCTTCACCGAGAGCAGCTCCGACGGACCGTTCAAGGAGTATCTGGCCGGCGGTATGGGGCAGACCCCCATGGTGTGGATCTACGAGGCCCAGTACGTGGACGCCGCGGTGCACAATCAACTGAAGCCGGACATGGTGCTCATGTACCCGTCACCGACGGTCGTCTCCCAGCACACCGTGGTTCCGTTGAACGACAAGGGCGATCAGCTCGGCAAGCTGCTCTCCTCCGACCCGGACCTGCAGCGCCTGGCCGCCGAACACGGCTTCCGCCCGAGCGATGCGAGCCTGTTCACGAAGGTCGTCACCGAACACCAGGTTCCGGTGGTGCCCAACCTGATCGATGTGGTCGATCCGCCCAACTACGACACCCTCGAGCATCTGCTCGACGGCGTCGCCAAGGCGTTCAACTAG